One region of Fusobacterium periodonticum 1_1_41FAA genomic DNA includes:
- a CDS encoding dUTP diphosphatase: protein MEIKKPENFKDILKLQENLDNNINSVRDRTFEDIQMSLIAECVEFNEETMLSHKTWKVKPYNKEKELEELTDIYFFFAQLLNYLDDEKNKELKYVICYSFDEQYISTNEPHLLKFIHYVYTEKLAIAMDELNAITYQHNYTTQNILDCYWEKWQKNMKRIGNEWN, encoded by the coding sequence ATGGAAATAAAAAAACCTGAAAATTTTAAAGATATATTAAAATTACAAGAAAATTTAGATAATAATATTAATAGTGTTAGAGATAGAACTTTTGAAGATATTCAAATGTCATTAATTGCTGAATGTGTTGAATTTAATGAGGAGACTATGCTTTCTCATAAAACTTGGAAAGTTAAGCCTTACAATAAAGAAAAAGAATTGGAAGAACTAACTGATATTTATTTTTTCTTTGCTCAATTATTAAATTACCTTGATGATGAAAAAAATAAAGAATTAAAATATGTTATTTGTTATTCTTTTGATGAACAATATATCAGTACAAATGAACCACACCTTTTAAAATTTATTCATTATGTTTATACTGAAAAACTAGCAATAGCTATGGATGAATTGAATGCTATTACATATCAACATAATTACACAACACAAAATATCTTAGATTGTTATTGGGAAAAATGGCAAAAAAATATGAAAAGAATAGGGAACGAATGGAATTAG
- a CDS encoding helix-turn-helix domain-containing protein, with amino-acid sequence MTTQEMRTSLEKELEKLPFFISTKDTADFLGISKSSVLKKTETGELKSIRNGRLIKIPKECLIEYVLNAM; translated from the coding sequence ATGACAACACAAGAAATGAGAACATCATTAGAAAAAGAATTAGAGAAGCTTCCTTTTTTTATATCAACAAAAGATACAGCTGATTTTTTAGGAATTAGTAAAAGTAGTGTCTTAAAGAAAACTGAAACTGGAGAATTAAAATCTATAAGAAATGGAAGATTAATTAAAATACCAAAGGAATGCCTAATTGAATATGTATTAAATGCAATGTAA
- a CDS encoding tyrosine-type recombinase/integrase, whose amino-acid sequence MEDIKNSIINQITFEINKNNNFSIDDIERIKNTIIIQLKDYDIVSKKYEIVVSDRTNAELWKKFFLTKKAENLSDKSLLYYKNSLELFSLFIKKDFLKVTTDDIRLYLAVEREKNQQKAVSIDNIRRILNSFFSFLNEEEYISNNPVKKIKKVKGQKTEKTAFTQLELEKLRMACENSLEKAMMEVLISSAVRATELANIKIRDIDFEKNEIKIIRKGNKEGVAFMSTIAALAIKKYISERGNYNTPYLWIVDGLMYKCYKNQILGSKIETEGFRRVLKSIATRAKVENVHPHRFRRTFATMALKKGMDVEEIQQVLGHQNINTTMIYVNVDKSSVKEKYKNIVGG is encoded by the coding sequence ATGGAAGATATAAAGAATAGTATTATTAATCAAATTACTTTTGAAATAAATAAAAACAATAACTTCAGTATTGATGATATTGAAAGAATTAAAAATACAATAATTATTCAGTTAAAAGATTATGATATCGTTTCAAAAAAATATGAAATAGTAGTTTCAGATAGGACTAATGCAGAGCTCTGGAAAAAATTCTTTTTAACAAAGAAAGCTGAAAATCTAAGTGACAAAAGTTTATTATATTATAAAAATTCTCTTGAATTATTTTCTCTCTTTATAAAAAAAGATTTTTTAAAAGTTACTACAGATGATATTAGATTATATTTAGCTGTAGAAAGAGAAAAGAATCAGCAGAAAGCTGTTTCAATAGATAATATTAGAAGAATTTTAAATTCCTTCTTTTCATTTTTAAATGAAGAAGAGTACATTTCTAATAATCCTGTTAAAAAAATTAAAAAAGTTAAAGGTCAAAAAACTGAAAAAACTGCATTTACACAATTAGAATTAGAAAAGCTTAGAATGGCTTGTGAAAACTCATTAGAAAAAGCAATGATGGAAGTACTTATATCTAGTGCTGTCCGTGCAACAGAATTGGCCAATATAAAAATTAGAGATATTGACTTTGAAAAAAATGAGATAAAAATCATTAGAAAAGGAAATAAAGAAGGAGTTGCTTTCATGAGTACAATTGCAGCACTTGCAATAAAAAAATATATCAGTGAAAGAGGAAATTATAATACTCCTTATTTATGGATAGTTGATGGGCTTATGTATAAATGTTATAAAAATCAAATTTTAGGTAGTAAGATTGAGACCGAAGGATTTAGAAGAGTATTAAAGTCAATTGCAACTAGAGCAAAAGTTGAAAATGTTCATCCTCATAGATTTAGAAGAACATTTGCAACAATGGCACTAAAAAAAGGAATGGATGTTGAAGAAATTCAACAAGTTTTAGGACATCAAAACATAAATACAACTATGATTTATGTTAATGTAGATAAATCTAGTGTTAAAGAAAAATATAAAAATATAGTTGGTGGTTAG
- the rpmI gene encoding 50S ribosomal protein L35 encodes MPKMKTHRGAKKRIKVTGTGKFVIKHSGKSHILTKKDRKRKNHLKKDAVVTETYKRHMQGLLPYGEGR; translated from the coding sequence ATGCCAAAGATGAAAACTCACAGAGGAGCTAAAAAAAGAATTAAGGTAACTGGAACTGGGAAATTTGTTATTAAACACTCAGGAAAAAGCCATATTTTAACTAAGAAAGATAGAAAAAGAAAGAACCACTTAAAGAAAGATGCTGTGGTTACTGAAACTTACAAGAGACATATGCAAGGGCTATTACCTTATGGAGAAGGAAGATAA
- a CDS encoding N-6 DNA methylase: MNDNLNLFSGSVSSKNIIVEASVDNIVKKIQSLVHKQNYDEIFFDWVRCMFYTYSNTCNKIGAEDREEKYKNIVKKYGKGIIDIFIDCNVDLIQLFEKNIDDYLGKIHHKLEVHNKMKGQFFTPFHLSKLLAYTRFEELKKELDSGKSIKITDSACGSGCLILGMLAVLKEKGVNYQNKIFISCSDLDENAIQMAYVQLTLAGAKARCKNEDALTGKCFGSWDTFSYSISGDTSLEFEVDYGRYKE; this comes from the coding sequence ATGAACGATAATTTAAATCTTTTTAGTGGATCTGTTTCAAGTAAAAATATTATTGTAGAAGCTTCTGTTGATAATATAGTAAAAAAAATACAAAGTTTAGTTCATAAACAAAACTATGACGAAATATTTTTTGATTGGGTAAGATGTATGTTTTACACTTATTCAAATACTTGTAATAAAATTGGTGCAGAAGATAGGGAAGAAAAATATAAGAATATAGTTAAAAAGTATGGTAAAGGAATAATTGATATATTTATTGACTGTAATGTGGACCTGATTCAACTTTTTGAAAAAAATATTGATGATTATTTAGGTAAGATTCATCATAAATTAGAAGTTCATAATAAAATGAAAGGACAATTTTTTACACCTTTTCATTTATCAAAATTATTAGCATATACAAGATTTGAAGAATTAAAAAAAGAATTAGATAGTGGAAAAAGCATTAAAATAACAGATTCAGCCTGTGGATCTGGTTGCTTAATATTAGGAATGTTAGCTGTTTTAAAAGAAAAAGGTGTTAATTATCAAAATAAAATTTTTATAAGCTGCAGTGATTTGGATGAGAATGCTATTCAGATGGCTTATGTCCAATTGACTCTTGCTGGTGCTAAAGCTAGATGTAAAAATGAAGATGCTTTAACAGGTAAGTGTTTTGGAAGTTGGGATACTTTTAGTTACAGTATTAGTGGTGATACAAGTTTAGAATTTGAGGTTGATTATGGAAGATATAAAGAATAG
- the infC gene encoding translation initiation factor IF-3, whose protein sequence is MFYFFQWRCSVISDKTRINEKIRGKEFRIISFDGEQLGIMSAEQALNLASSQGYDLVEIAPGANPPVCKVMDYSKYKYEQTRKLKEAKKNQKQVVVKEIKVTARIDSHDLETKLNQVTKFLEKENKVKITLVLFGREKMHANLGVTTLDEIAEKFAETAEVEKKYADKQKHLILSPKKAK, encoded by the coding sequence CTGTTTTATTTTTTTCAATGGAGGTGTAGTGTTATTTCTGATAAGACTAGAATAAACGAAAAGATTAGAGGGAAGGAATTCAGAATTATTTCTTTTGACGGGGAACAATTAGGAATTATGAGTGCAGAACAAGCTTTAAATTTAGCTTCATCACAAGGGTATGATTTAGTAGAGATTGCTCCAGGAGCAAATCCACCAGTTTGTAAAGTAATGGATTACAGTAAATATAAATATGAGCAAACTAGAAAACTGAAAGAAGCTAAGAAAAATCAAAAGCAAGTTGTGGTTAAAGAAATTAAAGTAACAGCAAGAATTGATAGCCATGATTTAGAAACAAAGCTTAATCAAGTTACTAAGTTCTTAGAAAAGGAAAATAAAGTAAAGATAACTTTAGTGTTATTTGGTAGAGAAAAGATGCATGCTAATTTAGGAGTTACGACACTGGATGAAATAGCTGAAAAATTTGCCGAAACTGCTGAAGTAGAGAAAAAATATGCTGATAAACAAAAACATTTAATCTTATCACCTAAAAAGGCGAAGTAA
- a CDS encoding HNH endonuclease signature motif containing protein, producing the protein MRRKFKTIEFEFLRSFKGTKNKNELLELFNNNFEKITLNQLEYLLHRYKIPFKKLPSYTFKKGFTPWNKGKKTGVRPPNLFKKGNVTWNTRELYSERVDRDGYTYIKLVNKKRWKLKHRWIWEQKYGEIPVDHVIIFADGNKENFDIKNLLLVSRKELAVLNKNNLIKNDVEVTNIGVTIAKVKIAIAKKINKKQVKKND; encoded by the coding sequence ATGAGAAGAAAATTTAAAACAATAGAATTTGAATTCTTAAGAAGTTTTAAAGGTACTAAAAATAAAAATGAATTATTAGAATTATTTAATAATAATTTTGAAAAAATAACTTTAAATCAGTTAGAGTATTTGCTTCACAGATATAAAATACCTTTTAAAAAATTACCTTCTTATACTTTTAAGAAAGGATTTACACCTTGGAATAAGGGTAAGAAAACAGGAGTAAGACCTCCTAATCTTTTCAAAAAAGGAAATGTTACATGGAATACTAGAGAACTTTATTCTGAAAGAGTAGATAGAGATGGTTATACATATATAAAGCTTGTCAATAAAAAAAGATGGAAATTAAAACATAGATGGATTTGGGAACAAAAATATGGAGAAATTCCAGTAGATCATGTAATAATTTTTGCTGATGGAAATAAAGAAAATTTTGATATAAAAAATTTGCTTCTGGTTTCCAGAAAAGAATTAGCTGTTTTAAATAAAAATAATCTCATAAAAAATGATGTTGAAGTAACAAATATAGGAGTAACTATAGCTAAAGTTAAAATTGCTATTGCAAAAAAAATAAATAAGAAGCAGGTGAAAAAAAATGATTAA
- a CDS encoding YopX family protein encodes MNRDIKFRAWVKDRKAIFEVVLINYVSKKVTYLFERVGHLLNIRHEKFNDVELMQYSGLTDMMEKEIYEGDILFESFGERYYKVVFKNGSFRAEFEGDFEEHSFDLIDVVAQGCKIVGNIYENPELIEL; translated from the coding sequence ATGAATAGAGACATAAAATTTAGAGCTTGGGTAAAAGATAGAAAAGCAATATTTGAAGTTGTATTAATTAATTATGTATCTAAAAAGGTAACTTATTTATTTGAAAGAGTTGGACATTTGTTAAATATAAGACACGAGAAATTTAATGATGTTGAACTTATGCAATACTCAGGATTAACTGACATGATGGAAAAAGAAATTTATGAAGGAGATATTCTTTTTGAAAGTTTTGGAGAAAGATATTACAAAGTTGTTTTTAAAAATGGAAGTTTTAGAGCAGAATTTGAGGGAGATTTTGAAGAGCATTCTTTTGATTTAATTGATGTTGTCGCACAAGGTTGTAAAATAGTTGGAAATATTTATGAAAATCCAGAATTAATAGAATTATAA
- the pssA gene encoding CDP-diacylglycerol--serine O-phosphatidyltransferase yields the protein MVKKKYIAPNLITAGNMFLGYLSITESIKGNYTMAILFILLAMVCDGLDGKTARKLDAFSEFGKEFDSFCDAVSFGLAPSMLIYSILVTRVPGSPFVVPVSFLYALCGVMRLVKFNIINVASSEKGDFSGMPIPNAAAMVVSYIMFCEVIYKTFGVQLFHINIFIAISVISASLMVSTIPFRTPDKTFAFIPKKLAVVLILALLASMYWTLDYSVFIISYTYVILNLLAYFYKRFGNAGDNDTSVEEYVEVEEDTNEREG from the coding sequence ATGGTAAAGAAAAAATATATTGCTCCTAATCTTATTACAGCAGGAAATATGTTTTTAGGTTATCTAAGTATAACTGAATCAATAAAAGGTAACTACACTATGGCAATATTATTTATTTTACTTGCTATGGTTTGTGATGGTTTAGATGGAAAGACAGCAAGAAAATTAGATGCTTTTAGTGAATTTGGTAAGGAGTTTGATTCATTCTGTGATGCAGTTTCATTTGGGCTAGCTCCATCTATGTTAATTTATTCAATCTTAGTAACAAGAGTTCCAGGAAGTCCTTTTGTAGTTCCTGTTTCTTTTCTATATGCACTTTGTGGAGTAATGAGACTAGTAAAATTTAACATCATAAATGTGGCATCAAGTGAAAAAGGAGACTTCAGTGGTATGCCTATTCCTAATGCTGCAGCAATGGTTGTTTCATATATTATGTTCTGTGAAGTAATATACAAAACATTTGGAGTTCAATTATTCCATATAAATATCTTCATCGCTATATCAGTTATATCGGCAAGTTTAATGGTTAGTACTATACCTTTTAGAACACCTGATAAAACTTTTGCATTTATTCCTAAAAAATTAGCTGTGGTTCTTATTTTAGCACTTTTAGCTTCTATGTATTGGACTTTAGACTACAGTGTATTTATTATTTCTTATACTTATGTAATACTAAATTTACTAGCATATTTCTATAAGAGATTTGGTAATGCTGGAGACAATGATACATCTGTTGAAGAATATGTCGAAGTAGAAGAAGATACCAACGAAAGAGAGGGATAA
- a CDS encoding TrkH family potassium uptake protein, producing the protein MNTRIISYVISNLFKLMMFLLLFPLAVSVYYQEGLKLSMAYIIPIIILGISSYFLSNKAPENQSFFSKEGLVIVALSWLLISFFGALPFVISGNIPNMIDAFFESVSGFTTTGATILPEVESLNKSIIFWRSFTHLVGGMGVLVLVLAILPKGNNQALHIMRAEVPGPTVGKLVAKMSYNSRILYIIYIAMTIIMIILLLAGGMSFYDACIHAFGTAGTGGFSSKNTSIGYYNSAYIDYVISVGMLVFGLNFNLFYLLLLGNIKQIFKSEEAKYYLLIIFGITALICVNIYPTYTSISRLIRDVFFTVTSVITTTGYSTVDFNTWPTFSKTLILFLMFSGGCAGSTAGGFKVSRVVILAKKVVREFKKIGHPNKVVNINFEGKTLDKEMLDGIDSYFILYSFTILILLLITSLESDTFLTAVGSVFGTFNNIGPGLDATGPTSNFSIFSPFLKFILSLGMLLGRLEIIPLLILVSPRIYRKRD; encoded by the coding sequence ATGAATACCAGAATTATATCTTATGTTATATCAAATTTATTTAAATTAATGATGTTCTTACTTTTATTTCCACTTGCTGTAAGTGTTTATTATCAAGAAGGTTTAAAACTTTCAATGGCTTATATAATTCCTATAATTATTTTAGGGATTTCAAGCTATTTTCTATCAAATAAAGCACCAGAAAATCAATCTTTCTTTTCTAAGGAAGGTTTGGTTATAGTTGCTTTATCTTGGTTATTGATCTCATTTTTTGGAGCCCTACCCTTTGTAATAAGTGGCAATATCCCAAATATGATAGATGCTTTTTTTGAAAGTGTAAGTGGATTTACAACAACAGGAGCTACAATATTACCCGAAGTTGAAAGTCTAAATAAGTCCATTATATTTTGGAGAAGTTTTACCCATCTTGTTGGAGGTATGGGAGTCTTAGTCTTAGTTTTAGCTATATTACCTAAGGGAAATAACCAAGCTCTACATATCATGAGAGCAGAAGTTCCAGGTCCAACTGTTGGAAAACTTGTTGCAAAAATGAGTTATAATTCAAGAATACTTTATATAATCTACATTGCTATGACTATAATTATGATAATTTTATTATTAGCTGGAGGTATGTCTTTTTATGATGCCTGTATACATGCCTTTGGAACAGCAGGAACAGGTGGATTTAGTTCTAAAAATACAAGTATAGGTTATTATAACAGTGCCTATATAGACTATGTTATTTCAGTAGGAATGTTAGTTTTTGGACTTAACTTCAACTTATTTTATCTTTTACTTTTAGGAAATATTAAACAAATTTTTAAAAGTGAGGAAGCCAAATACTATCTTCTTATAATTTTTGGAATAACAGCTCTTATCTGTGTAAATATTTATCCAACTTACACATCTATTTCAAGACTGATAAGAGATGTATTCTTTACAGTAACCTCAGTTATAACCACAACAGGTTATTCAACTGTTGACTTTAACACTTGGCCAACTTTCTCAAAAACTCTCATTTTATTCTTGATGTTTTCTGGAGGTTGTGCAGGATCAACAGCAGGAGGTTTTAAAGTTTCAAGAGTGGTTATACTAGCTAAAAAAGTTGTTAGAGAATTCAAAAAAATAGGTCATCCTAATAAGGTTGTAAATATTAATTTTGAAGGAAAAACTTTAGATAAAGAAATGCTAGATGGAATTGACAGTTATTTCATACTTTACTCTTTTACAATTCTTATTTTACTTTTAATTACATCTTTAGAATCAGATACTTTTTTAACAGCTGTAGGTTCAGTTTTTGGAACATTCAATAATATAGGACCGGGTCTTGATGCTACAGGGCCTACATCAAACTTTTCAATATTCTCACCATTCTTAAAGTTTATTTTATCTTTAGGAATGTTGTTAGGACGTTTGGAAATAATACCACTTTTAATTCTAGTTTCACCTAGAATATATAGAAAAAGAGATTAA
- a CDS encoding glycosyltransferase family 9 protein produces the protein MFSQNDNINILVVRFKRIGDAILSLPLCHSLKLTFPNAKLDFVLYEEASPLFEDHPYIDNVITISKKEQKNPFSYIKRIYKITRKKYDIIIDIMSTPKSELFCMFSRKTPFRIGRYKKKRGIFYNHKMKEKDSLNKVDKFLNQLLPPLEEAGFDVKRDYDFKFFAKPEEKEKYRKKMIEAGVDFSKPIIAFSIYSRVISKIYPIEKMKILVQHLIDKYSAQIIFFYSADQKDEIQKIHKELGDNKNIFSSIETPTIKDLVPFFENCDYYIGNEGGARHLAQGVGIPSFAVFNPSAELKEWLPFPSDKNMGISPIDMLEKKGISREEYDKLSFEEKFSLIDVETLIEMSDKLIEKNKRK, from the coding sequence TTGTTTTCTCAAAATGATAATATAAATATTCTAGTTGTGAGATTTAAAAGAATTGGAGATGCTATTTTAAGTTTGCCACTATGTCATTCTTTAAAATTAACTTTTCCAAATGCAAAATTAGACTTTGTACTTTATGAAGAAGCAAGTCCACTTTTTGAAGATCACCCTTATATAGATAATGTTATTACTATAAGTAAAAAGGAACAAAAAAATCCTTTCAGTTATATAAAAAGGATTTATAAAATAACAAGAAAAAAATATGACATTATTATAGATATTATGTCTACTCCAAAAAGTGAGTTATTCTGTATGTTTTCAAGAAAAACTCCTTTTAGAATAGGTAGATATAAAAAGAAAAGAGGAATTTTTTACAATCATAAGATGAAAGAAAAAGATTCTCTAAATAAAGTAGATAAATTTTTAAATCAACTTCTTCCGCCTTTAGAAGAAGCAGGTTTTGATGTAAAAAGAGATTATGACTTTAAATTTTTTGCAAAACCAGAGGAAAAAGAAAAATATAGAAAAAAAATGATAGAAGCAGGAGTAGATTTTTCAAAACCTATTATTGCCTTCTCAATATATTCTAGAGTAATAAGTAAAATTTATCCTATTGAGAAAATGAAAATTCTTGTGCAACATCTCATTGATAAATATTCAGCACAAATAATATTTTTCTATTCAGCTGATCAAAAAGATGAAATACAAAAAATACATAAAGAACTAGGAGATAATAAAAATATATTCTCTTCTATAGAAACTCCTACAATAAAGGATTTAGTACCATTTTTTGAAAATTGTGATTACTATATAGGAAATGAAGGTGGAGCAAGACACTTAGCTCAAGGAGTTGGAATACCATCATTTGCTGTATTTAATCCTTCAGCAGAATTAAAAGAATGGCTACCATTTCCTAGTGATAAGAATATGGGAATTTCCCCTATTGATATGCTAGAAAAAAAAGGTATTTCAAGAGAAGAGTACGATAAGCTATCTTTTGAAGAAAAGTTTTCTTTAATAGATGTTGAAACTCTTATAGAAATGTCAGATAAATTGATTGAAAAAAATAAAAGGAAGTAA
- a CDS encoding tyrosine-type recombinase/integrase: MYTSSYTRKRGKFYHLVFEYIKNKKKTVKSKSSKTDNEELAEEMLKVFEEECRKFFRISEDKKVDSRKNVFTKVDQDVNLFDKEISFCNFILGYVKMRFKTIDDATYSSYLSNTKISILPYFFKENKKLKDINTFDIQKYYFHELNVRGVSANTVIHYHNLLSLTFKYAQKIGVININPMLNVEKPKKVRYIAKVYNYEQIKEMLEILKREDKALYLGVVITSFFGLRRSELLGLKWSAINFADNTMSIIHTVTETNLNGKNVLIKKDKTKSTAGLRSFVLPGSIKEMLLELKEEQKRNKERLGKGYYKKDEEYVYVNEGGELHKPKFLTNGFRKFLAKHNLTHIRFHDLRHSCATILCESNVNVKDIQMFLGHSSAKTTMDIYVHQMNKSNLSTVSIINEKIGI; encoded by the coding sequence TTGTATACATCAAGCTACACTAGAAAAAGAGGTAAGTTTTACCATTTAGTTTTTGAATATATAAAAAATAAGAAAAAAACTGTGAAATCAAAGTCATCTAAAACTGATAATGAAGAATTAGCTGAAGAAATGTTAAAAGTTTTTGAAGAAGAATGTAGAAAGTTTTTTAGAATATCTGAAGATAAAAAAGTTGACAGCAGGAAAAACGTCTTTACAAAAGTGGACCAGGATGTAAATCTTTTTGATAAAGAAATTAGCTTCTGTAATTTCATTTTAGGATATGTAAAAATGAGATTTAAAACTATTGATGATGCTACATACTCATCTTATCTATCAAATACAAAAATATCTATATTACCTTACTTTTTTAAAGAAAATAAAAAATTAAAGGATATAAATACATTTGATATCCAGAAGTATTATTTTCATGAATTAAATGTAAGAGGAGTTTCTGCTAATACTGTTATTCATTATCATAATCTTTTAAGTTTAACATTTAAATATGCTCAAAAAATAGGAGTAATTAATATAAATCCTATGTTGAATGTTGAAAAACCTAAAAAGGTTAGGTATATTGCAAAAGTTTATAATTATGAACAAATAAAAGAAATGCTTGAAATCTTAAAAAGAGAAGATAAAGCATTATACTTAGGAGTAGTTATAACTAGCTTCTTTGGTTTAAGAAGAAGTGAATTACTAGGTTTAAAGTGGTCAGCTATAAACTTTGCAGATAATACAATGAGTATTATTCATACAGTTACAGAGACTAACTTAAATGGTAAAAATGTTTTAATAAAAAAAGATAAGACAAAAAGTACAGCTGGTTTAAGAAGTTTTGTTTTACCTGGATCTATAAAAGAGATGCTTCTGGAGTTAAAAGAAGAGCAAAAAAGAAATAAAGAAAGACTAGGTAAAGGTTATTATAAAAAAGATGAAGAATATGTTTATGTTAATGAAGGTGGAGAGTTACACAAACCTAAGTTCTTGACTAATGGTTTTAGGAAGTTCTTAGCAAAACATAATTTAACACATATTAGGTTTCATGATTTAAGACATAGCTGTGCAACAATATTATGTGAAAGCAATGTAAATGTAAAAGACATTCAAATGTTCTTAGGACACAGCAGTGCTAAAACTACAATGGATATATATGTACATCAGATGAATAAGAGTAATTTATCAACAGTATCTATAATTAATGAAAAAATAGGCATTTGA
- the rplT gene encoding 50S ribosomal protein L20, which yields MRVKTGIIRRKRHKRVLKAAKGFRGASGDAFKQAKQATRKAMAYSTRDRKVNKRRMRQLWITRINSAARMNGVSYSVLINGLKKAGIELDRKVLADIALNNAAEFTKLVETAKSAL from the coding sequence ATGAGAGTTAAAACTGGAATTATAAGAAGAAAAAGACATAAAAGAGTATTAAAAGCTGCTAAAGGATTCAGAGGTGCTTCTGGTGACGCTTTTAAACAAGCAAAACAAGCTACAAGAAAAGCAATGGCTTATTCTACAAGAGATAGAAAAGTTAATAAGAGAAGAATGAGACAATTATGGATTACAAGAATAAACTCTGCTGCAAGAATGAATGGAGTTTCTTATTCTGTATTAATCAATGGTCTTAAAAAGGCTGGAATTGAATTAGATAGAAAAGTTCTTGCTGATATAGCTTTAAACAATGCTGCTGAATTCACAAAATTAGTAGAAACTGCTAAATCTGCATTATAA